From Brevinematia bacterium, the proteins below share one genomic window:
- the argC gene encoding N-acetyl-gamma-glutamyl-phosphate reductase, translating to MRKVKVGIIGASGYTGAELLRILQRHKMVEIVLITSRTLAGEKVSKVFPEFPSLNLRFSSTEEVANNLSNDVVDVVFLTLPHEPAIGLVHTFYSKGIKVVDLSASYRFKKREVFENTYEIHHPYPELLQKSVWGLPELFRETIKNAEIIGNPGCYPTSIAIGLIPLREIKEKVDLENIIIDSKSGISGKGRKVSEDSIFVEHNENFYAYGIPAHRHTPEIEQFIEFNFGKKVSVVFVPHVVPMDRGIFSSIYVSAENISQKTLEELYHSYYDKEPFIYVIDTIPQTKWISHTNNCMVFVKYLERKSKIVIFSAIDNLVKGASGQAVQNMNIMFGIDETEGLV from the coding sequence ATGCGAAAAGTTAAAGTAGGTATAATAGGGGCTAGCGGATATACTGGAGCCGAACTTTTAAGAATACTCCAAAGACATAAAATGGTGGAGATAGTGTTAATAACCTCAAGAACTCTAGCTGGGGAAAAGGTTAGTAAAGTGTTTCCCGAATTTCCTTCCCTAAACCTTAGGTTCTCATCCACTGAAGAGGTAGCAAACAACTTAAGTAACGATGTTGTTGATGTTGTCTTTCTAACATTACCTCATGAACCAGCAATAGGTTTGGTTCATACTTTTTACTCAAAGGGGATAAAGGTTGTGGATCTAAGTGCTTCCTACAGATTCAAGAAGAGGGAAGTTTTTGAGAATACTTATGAAATTCATCATCCCTACCCTGAACTTCTACAAAAATCTGTGTGGGGCTTACCTGAACTTTTTAGAGAAACCATAAAAAACGCAGAAATCATTGGGAATCCAGGATGTTATCCTACTTCCATAGCTATTGGATTGATACCCCTAAGGGAAATCAAGGAAAAAGTGGACCTTGAGAACATTATAATTGACTCTAAATCCGGAATCTCAGGAAAAGGGAGAAAGGTCTCGGAAGACTCAATATTTGTAGAGCATAACGAAAACTTTTACGCTTATGGCATACCAGCTCACAGGCATACACCGGAAATTGAACAGTTTATAGAGTTTAACTTTGGAAAGAAGGTTAGTGTTGTTTTTGTTCCACATGTTGTTCCAATGGATAGAGGTATATTTTCTTCCATATATGTATCTGCAGAAAACATATCGCAAAAAACCCTGGAAGAACTATACCATTCTTACTACGATAAGGAGCCTTTTATATATGTTATAGACACCATCCCACAAACAAAGTGGATCTCTCATACCAACAACTGCATGGTTTTTGTAAAATATCTTGAAAGGAAAAGTAAAATTGTAATCTTCTCTGCGATTGATAACTTAGTAAAGGGAGCTTCGGGCCAAGCAGTGCAGAATATGAACATTATGTTTGGTATTGATGAAACAGAGGGGTTGGTTTGA